The Beijerinckiaceae bacterium RH AL1 genome has a segment encoding these proteins:
- a CDS encoding Arylesterase (source:Prodigal:2.6;~ID:RHAL1_03243), translated as MPVLVRLARRLPPAYGAFARGATALALAVALMSGLAGGVTSAGAARPLRLVAFGDSLTAGYMLPDADAFPVRLQAALKKQGRDVEVVNAGVSGDTSADGLARLDWSLGEGADAVILELGANDMLRGLDPKMTEANLAKMLEALQAKHVKVLLVGMRAPPSMGPEYQQSFAAIYPALAKRYDVPLYPFFLEGVIGDRKLHLADQLHPTGEGVGVIVKRILPDVDKLLDGVPAKS; from the coding sequence ATGCCCGTCTTGGTTCGCCTGGCCCGCCGCCTGCCGCCCGCATATGGGGCTTTCGCCCGCGGCGCGACAGCCTTGGCCTTGGCCGTCGCCCTGATGAGCGGCCTGGCGGGCGGCGTGACGAGCGCCGGCGCGGCGCGGCCGCTTCGCCTCGTCGCCTTCGGCGACAGCCTCACCGCCGGCTACATGCTGCCCGATGCCGACGCCTTTCCGGTGCGACTGCAGGCCGCGCTCAAGAAGCAGGGCCGCGACGTCGAGGTGGTCAACGCCGGCGTTTCCGGCGACACCTCGGCCGACGGGCTCGCCCGGCTCGACTGGTCGCTCGGCGAGGGCGCCGATGCGGTGATCCTCGAGCTCGGCGCCAACGACATGCTGCGCGGCCTCGACCCCAAGATGACCGAGGCCAACCTCGCCAAGATGCTCGAGGCCCTGCAGGCCAAGCACGTCAAGGTGCTGCTCGTCGGCATGCGGGCACCGCCGAGCATGGGCCCCGAGTACCAGCAGAGCTTCGCCGCCATCTATCCGGCGCTCGCCAAGCGCTACGACGTGCCGCTCTACCCGTTCTTCCTCGAGGGCGTGATCGGCGACCGCAAGCTTCACCTCGCCGACCAGCTGCATCCGACGGGCGAGGGCGTGGGCGTCATCGTCAAGCGGATCCTGCCCGACGTCGACAAGCTGCTCGACGGCGTGCCGGCGAAGAGCTGA
- a CDS encoding Protein-L-isoaspartate(D-aspartate) O-methyltransferase (ID:RHAL1_03242;~source:Prodigal:2.6) — translation MDRRAFLATLAAGSAAAFARPAFADVPVPYSWDEMPPMDSKEKFIAWAVKNRGENPEYLGERFERFRHLVGNRDTTDLKDKRAFLMTPREDFCLKQNLARCYDNAFLDIGFGVTISGPHIVGRMTQVIDVKKGDKVLEIGTGSGYQSAYLSNLTDKVWTIEIIKPLAERTAGIRDDLIKKGYSEFKAINWKNADGYYGWAEAAPFDQIIVTCGIDHVPPPLLQQLKPNGVMVIPVGPPGAQRVLKITKTVDKDGQITVARSDIYNGRIVPFVPFTKLADDGKIAGTHNK, via the coding sequence ATGGATCGCCGCGCCTTCCTCGCCACCCTCGCGGCCGGTTCTGCCGCCGCCTTCGCCCGCCCGGCCTTCGCCGACGTGCCAGTCCCTTATTCGTGGGACGAGATGCCGCCGATGGACTCGAAGGAGAAGTTCATCGCTTGGGCGGTGAAGAACCGCGGCGAGAACCCCGAGTATCTCGGCGAGCGCTTCGAGCGCTTCCGCCACCTCGTCGGCAACCGCGACACCACGGACCTCAAGGACAAGCGCGCCTTCCTGATGACGCCGCGCGAGGATTTCTGCCTGAAGCAGAACCTCGCCCGCTGCTACGACAACGCCTTCCTCGACATCGGCTTCGGCGTCACGATCTCCGGCCCGCACATCGTCGGCCGCATGACGCAGGTGATCGACGTCAAGAAGGGCGACAAGGTTTTGGAGATCGGCACGGGCTCGGGCTACCAGTCGGCCTATCTCTCGAACCTCACCGACAAGGTGTGGACGATCGAGATCATCAAGCCGCTCGCCGAGCGCACCGCCGGCATCCGCGACGACCTCATCAAGAAGGGCTATTCCGAGTTCAAGGCGATCAACTGGAAGAACGCCGACGGCTACTACGGCTGGGCCGAGGCGGCGCCGTTCGACCAGATCATCGTCACCTGCGGCATCGACCATGTGCCGCCGCCGCTCTTGCAGCAGCTGAAGCCGAACGGCGTGATGGTGATCCCCGTCGGGCCGCCCGGCGCGCAGCGCGTGCTCAAGATCACCAAGACCGTCGACAAGGACGGGCAGATTACGGTGGCGCGCTCGGACATCTACAACGGCCGCATCGTGCCCTTCGTGCCGTTCACCAAGCTCGCCGACGACGGCAAGATCGCCGGCACGCACAACAAGTGA
- the ybbA gene encoding putative transporter subunit: ATP-binding component of ABC superfamily protein (ID:RHAL1_03244;~source:Prodigal:2.6) has protein sequence MADVDLSLGRGAARVHILKGISLEIARGETVGLTGPSGSGKSTLLMAMAGLERADSGRIAVEGTDIGSLGEDALARFRGQRIGIVFQSFHLIPTMNALENVAVPLELAGQRDAFSRARDELAAVGLAERMAHYPAQLSGGEQQRVALARAIAPHPAILVADEPTGNLDEATGSQIVDLMLALKRERGTTLVLVTHDLALAARCDRTIRLRSGAIEPEVPARVPTRAAG, from the coding sequence ATGGCGGACGTGGACCTGAGCCTTGGCCGCGGTGCGGCACGGGTCCACATCCTGAAGGGTATAAGCCTCGAGATCGCGCGCGGCGAGACGGTGGGGCTGACCGGGCCCTCCGGCTCCGGCAAGTCGACGCTGCTCATGGCCATGGCCGGCTTGGAGCGGGCCGACTCCGGCCGTATCGCGGTCGAGGGCACCGACATCGGCAGCCTCGGCGAGGACGCGCTGGCGCGGTTCCGCGGCCAGCGCATCGGGATCGTCTTCCAGTCCTTCCACCTCATCCCGACCATGAACGCGCTCGAGAACGTCGCCGTGCCCCTCGAGCTCGCCGGCCAGCGCGACGCCTTCTCCCGCGCCCGCGACGAGCTGGCGGCGGTGGGGCTCGCCGAGCGAATGGCGCACTACCCCGCGCAGCTCTCCGGCGGCGAGCAGCAGCGCGTGGCGCTGGCCCGCGCCATCGCACCGCACCCGGCGATCCTCGTCGCCGACGAGCCGACCGGCAACCTCGACGAGGCGACGGGATCGCAGATCGTCGACCTGATGCTGGCCCTGAAGCGCGAGCGCGGCACGACGCTGGTGCTCGTCACCCACGACCTGGCACTCGCCGCCCGCTGCGACCGGACCATCCGGCTGCGCTCCGGCGCCATCGAGCCAGAGGTGCCGGCCCGCGTGCCGACGCGCGCCGCCGGCTGA
- a CDS encoding YggT family protein (ID:RHAL1_03245;~source:Prodigal:2.6), whose translation MRAVYDGLNAVLEPMLRPIRRIVPIAGGLDISPLILIVLIELIKQVIIPNLVRALI comes from the coding sequence GTGCGCGCCGTGTACGACGGGCTCAATGCGGTGCTCGAGCCCATGCTGCGGCCGATCCGCAGGATCGTGCCGATCGCCGGCGGCCTGGACATATCGCCGCTGATCCTCATCGTCCTCATCGAGCTGATCAAGCAGGTGATCATTCCAAACTTGGTCCGCGCGCTGATCTAA
- a CDS encoding hypothetical protein (ID:RHAL1_03241;~conserved membrane protein of unknown function;~source:Prodigal:2.6): MSFLDDSLEASPRGDAVAYVTIGLIAGAVIALQIAIMRIFQVGSWAHFGSLVVSLAMLGFGLTSAVMCVARPWFERNWQPVASGSLLLFGPLAVGANLTAQQLPFNAIFLVSDPAQKWRLLANFLLYLLPFLAGATFLGTVFLRARTGFNRVYFADLAGSGLCGLIFLAATYVFWPENLIVAPLILWVVGSLLWFNGFSEFRLALVFALVAMGTIVTHYKAPIDLGLTKLATSDYKGVAYARKFPDSKRVYARDTPFGFIEVYSSSYLHFAPGLSDNAAFNLKSMPANAYLGLYIDGEGPSGIIRDLPPGETDYFRYLPMIYPYVIKQKPSTFVVQFGGGISTTVALSQSRHVTVAEGNPAILHAFRTDTTLKDFTGNILAKPNLDVVDYEGRLYLAGTKNRYDVIDLSLADSAGLSSPGGFPIVEKFAYTREAMESYMRALAPGGVLSVTMWNKEEPPKSVLKLYATMAAAGRAVDAATLERSFFVVSSYLSSATVLYKNGGFTDAEIATLRDHTRKMSFDEIYYPGMPVDTSNADKLFKDYDAQLFGAVAAPTDAVAGSPAPEGDPDATTDAPMAEGQTALPATQLARIAWNAIVAGDWGELSRKYVFDIRPLTNDRPYFAAYIKPADLPAILSDRSKLELVQDEWGYLLLWATLAIAAITASTLIAIPVVFGWRTVFSRTPGKALTIVYFACLGLGYIMIEVGMIAEFVLALANATISASIMITGMLVFSGLGAFVSERIFSRARLIMPVVFLGISALLVLYGLFLHVPLDVIGTYPYGLRLLFSFLLVFPPAFLMGFPMPTAMASLAHLKKDTMFLWAWGINGCFSVIGAALVPIVATAFGLSSVLFVGAGAYLVAIPAFFAVLLPAREAQPAWQAEPRPAA, translated from the coding sequence GTGAGCTTCCTCGACGACTCGCTGGAGGCCTCGCCGCGCGGCGACGCGGTCGCCTACGTCACGATCGGCCTCATCGCCGGCGCGGTGATCGCGCTGCAGATCGCGATCATGCGCATCTTCCAGGTGGGCTCCTGGGCGCACTTCGGCTCGCTTGTCGTGTCGCTGGCAATGCTCGGCTTCGGCCTCACCTCGGCCGTGATGTGCGTGGCGCGGCCGTGGTTCGAGCGCAACTGGCAGCCCGTCGCCTCCGGCTCGCTGCTGCTCTTCGGGCCACTCGCGGTCGGCGCGAACCTCACTGCGCAGCAACTGCCGTTCAACGCGATCTTCCTCGTCTCCGACCCCGCGCAGAAGTGGCGTCTCCTCGCCAACTTCCTGCTCTACCTCCTCCCCTTCCTTGCCGGCGCGACCTTCCTCGGCACCGTCTTCCTGCGCGCCAGGACCGGCTTCAACCGCGTCTACTTCGCAGACCTCGCGGGCTCCGGCCTCTGCGGCCTCATCTTCCTTGCCGCGACCTACGTGTTCTGGCCCGAAAACCTCATCGTCGCGCCGCTGATCCTGTGGGTGGTCGGCAGCCTGCTGTGGTTCAACGGCTTCAGCGAGTTCCGCCTCGCCCTCGTCTTCGCGCTGGTCGCGATGGGCACGATCGTGACGCACTACAAGGCGCCGATCGATCTCGGCCTGACCAAGCTTGCGACCTCCGACTACAAGGGCGTCGCCTACGCCCGGAAGTTCCCTGACTCGAAGCGCGTCTATGCGCGGGACACGCCGTTCGGGTTCATCGAGGTCTATTCGTCCTCGTACCTCCATTTCGCGCCGGGCCTCTCGGACAACGCCGCCTTCAACCTGAAGAGCATGCCGGCCAACGCCTATCTCGGCCTCTACATCGACGGCGAGGGCCCGTCCGGCATCATCCGCGACCTGCCGCCGGGCGAGACCGATTATTTCCGCTACCTGCCGATGATCTATCCCTACGTGATCAAGCAGAAGCCCTCGACCTTCGTGGTCCAGTTCGGCGGCGGCATCTCGACGACGGTCGCCCTGTCGCAGTCGCGGCACGTCACGGTCGCGGAAGGCAATCCGGCCATCCTCCACGCCTTCCGCACCGACACGACCCTGAAGGACTTCACCGGCAACATCCTCGCCAAGCCGAACCTCGACGTCGTCGACTACGAGGGGCGCCTGTATCTCGCCGGCACGAAGAACCGCTACGACGTCATCGATCTCTCGCTCGCCGACTCCGCCGGCCTGTCGTCGCCCGGCGGCTTCCCGATCGTCGAGAAGTTCGCCTACACGCGCGAGGCGATGGAGAGCTACATGCGCGCGCTCGCGCCCGGCGGCGTGCTCTCCGTCACCATGTGGAACAAGGAGGAGCCGCCCAAAAGCGTGCTGAAGCTCTACGCGACGATGGCGGCGGCCGGCCGCGCCGTCGACGCGGCGACGCTCGAGCGCTCGTTCTTCGTCGTCTCGAGCTACCTCTCCTCGGCGACCGTGCTCTACAAGAACGGCGGCTTCACAGACGCCGAGATCGCGACCCTGCGCGATCACACGCGCAAGATGTCGTTCGACGAGATCTACTATCCCGGCATGCCGGTCGACACGTCGAATGCCGACAAGCTGTTCAAGGACTACGACGCGCAGCTCTTCGGCGCCGTGGCCGCCCCGACGGATGCGGTCGCCGGCTCGCCCGCGCCGGAGGGCGATCCCGACGCCACCACGGACGCGCCGATGGCCGAAGGACAGACCGCGCTGCCGGCCACCCAGCTCGCGCGCATCGCCTGGAACGCGATCGTCGCCGGCGACTGGGGCGAGCTGTCGCGCAAATACGTGTTCGACATCCGTCCGCTCACCAACGATCGCCCGTATTTCGCCGCCTATATCAAGCCGGCCGACCTGCCGGCGATCCTGTCCGACCGCTCCAAGCTCGAGCTGGTGCAGGACGAGTGGGGCTACCTGCTGCTGTGGGCGACTTTGGCGATCGCGGCGATCACCGCCTCGACGCTGATCGCGATCCCCGTCGTCTTCGGCTGGCGCACCGTCTTTTCGAGGACGCCCGGCAAGGCGCTCACCATCGTCTATTTCGCCTGCCTCGGCCTCGGCTACATCATGATCGAGGTCGGCATGATCGCCGAGTTCGTTCTGGCGCTCGCCAACGCCACGATCTCGGCCTCGATCATGATCACCGGCATGCTGGTCTTCTCCGGCCTCGGCGCGTTCGTCTCCGAACGGATTTTTTCGCGCGCCAGGCTGATCATGCCGGTCGTCTTCCTCGGCATCTCGGCGCTGCTCGTGCTCTACGGCCTGTTCCTGCACGTGCCGCTCGACGTCATCGGCACCTATCCCTACGGGCTGCGGCTCCTGTTCTCGTTCCTGCTGGTCTTCCCGCCGGCGTTCCTGATGGGCTTCCCGATGCCGACGGCGATGGCCAGCCTCGCGCATCTGAAGAAGGACACGATGTTCCTGTGGGCGTGGGGCATCAACGGCTGCTTCTCGGTGATCGGCGCCGCGCTGGTGCCGATCGTCGCCACCGCGTTCGGCCTGTCCTCCGTCCTGTTCGTCGGCGCCGGGGCGTATCTTGTGGCGATCCCGGCCTTCTTCGCGGTGCTGCTGCCGGCGCGGGAGGCGCAGCCGGCATGGCAGGCCGAGCCTCGCCCGGCCGCTTGA
- a CDS encoding Acriflavin resistance protein (ID:RHAL1_03246;~source:Prodigal:2.6) yields MGLVLYALKYRVSFFVLAIVMLLGGLGSAVVAKKDVLPVVNIPVVVIVWQYTGLDTTDMASRVTTYTEYSLSNNVNNIARLESQTIQGYTVEKVWFDPQVSIDLAIAQVVSSVNSIRAVLPPGIQPPVVLRFSASSQPVVQLALSSATQSGAAMYDYAMYRIRQTLLSSPGATLPAPSGGSPRQIQVDLDLHALQANGLTPQDVANAVLNQNPIVPAGLAKMGNIQYPIRINTAPAAIEDLNKIPVKVVDGIPIQVKDVAWVRDGSPPQQNLVVENGSNGVLMPIYKNGTASTLTVVNNVKAAMPIIQGAAPKGINIKPLFDQSVFVSGAITDVIREAVIAACLTGLAIFVFLGSWRSTLVVLVSIPLSILTSLSVLSLLGETINVMTLGGLALAVGILVDDATVAIENTYRLMEEGHTFRESVVEGAAGIAKPALISTLAICSAFVSVLFLTDTPKYLFTPQALAVVFAMLTSYLLSRTIVPILIDILVEKEFDERFGPNGSHHGGDGGGAKKGWLARAVARFQAGFERQFTKFHRAYLGLLYATIRHKFVTCTVVALIFVGGGVLFTFVGQDYFPQIDGGTLTLHIRAPAGTRLETTGERFAQVEKVVKKTMPGVIDSVIDNIGLPAINYNFAFGDGSIVGYNDGQMLIQLRDDVSREPISVCMRKLRKVLHQTFPDMIFYFQPSDMVTQILDFGTVTSIDVQVTGRHTPQDLAVAQSMVARMKRVKGAVDVHLQQIVDTPEFFGTIDRNFASEVGINAQGIANSINVSLSGSYQIQPNFWSDPKTGIPYQLWVQTPEWRTDSLNDVKTTPVYITSSGDAPGVLTMLSSVVDLKRQSEQTVVNHLNAQPVFDIYANVQDRDLGSVKRDIQAIMSDEQKKLPIPDTIVIRGQVEQMDNAFFNIGIGLCISIVAVYLLMVLNYQSWGDPFVVICALPLAFCGMLASLFITQTTLSIPSLFGAIMAVGVASANSILLVTFAREHREATGCDAYEAAITAGETRLRPVLMTALAMFVGLLPMAIGVGEGSEQNAALARAVLGGVAVGTCSTLLFVPFLYTLLRRGKVKPLEDYA; encoded by the coding sequence ATGGGTCTCGTCCTCTACGCGCTGAAGTACCGCGTCTCGTTCTTCGTGCTGGCGATCGTGATGCTGCTCGGCGGCCTCGGCTCGGCCGTCGTCGCCAAGAAGGACGTGCTGCCGGTCGTCAACATCCCGGTCGTCGTCATCGTCTGGCAGTACACCGGCCTCGACACGACCGACATGGCGAGCCGGGTCACGACCTACACCGAGTACTCGCTCTCCAACAACGTCAACAACATCGCCCGGCTCGAGAGCCAGACGATCCAGGGCTACACGGTCGAGAAGGTGTGGTTCGACCCGCAGGTGTCGATCGACCTCGCCATCGCCCAGGTCGTCTCCTCGGTGAACTCGATCCGTGCCGTGCTGCCGCCGGGCATCCAGCCGCCGGTCGTGCTGCGCTTCTCCGCCTCCTCGCAGCCGGTCGTCCAGCTCGCGCTCTCGTCCGCCACGCAGAGCGGCGCGGCGATGTACGACTATGCGATGTATCGCATCCGACAGACGCTGCTGTCGTCGCCCGGCGCGACGCTGCCGGCGCCTTCCGGCGGCTCGCCGCGCCAGATCCAGGTCGACCTCGACCTGCACGCCCTGCAGGCCAACGGCCTGACCCCCCAGGACGTCGCCAACGCCGTCTTGAACCAGAACCCCATCGTGCCGGCCGGCCTCGCGAAGATGGGCAACATCCAGTACCCGATCCGCATCAATACCGCGCCGGCGGCGATCGAGGATCTCAACAAGATCCCGGTCAAGGTCGTCGACGGCATCCCGATCCAGGTCAAGGATGTCGCCTGGGTGCGCGACGGCTCGCCGCCGCAGCAGAACCTCGTCGTGGAGAACGGCTCCAATGGCGTGCTGATGCCGATCTACAAGAACGGCACCGCCTCGACGCTGACCGTCGTCAACAACGTCAAGGCGGCGATGCCGATCATCCAGGGCGCGGCGCCCAAGGGCATCAACATCAAGCCGCTGTTCGACCAGTCGGTCTTCGTCTCCGGCGCTATCACCGACGTGATCCGCGAGGCGGTCATCGCCGCCTGCCTCACGGGCCTCGCGATCTTCGTGTTCCTCGGCTCGTGGCGCTCGACGCTCGTCGTGCTGGTCTCGATCCCGCTGTCGATCCTCACCTCGCTGTCGGTGCTGTCGCTGCTCGGCGAGACGATCAACGTGATGACGCTCGGCGGTCTGGCGCTCGCCGTCGGCATTCTCGTCGACGATGCGACCGTCGCGATCGAGAACACCTACCGCCTGATGGAAGAGGGCCACACGTTCCGCGAGTCCGTGGTGGAGGGCGCCGCCGGCATCGCCAAGCCGGCCCTCATCTCGACGCTCGCGATCTGCTCGGCCTTCGTCAGCGTGCTCTTCCTGACCGACACGCCGAAGTATCTCTTCACGCCGCAGGCGCTCGCCGTCGTGTTCGCGATGCTGACGTCCTACCTGCTGTCGCGAACCATCGTGCCGATCCTCATCGACATCCTGGTCGAGAAGGAATTCGACGAGCGCTTCGGGCCGAACGGCAGCCACCACGGCGGCGACGGCGGCGGGGCGAAGAAGGGCTGGCTGGCCCGCGCCGTGGCGCGCTTCCAGGCCGGCTTCGAGAGGCAGTTCACCAAGTTCCACCGCGCCTATCTCGGGCTCCTCTACGCGACGATCCGGCACAAGTTCGTCACCTGCACGGTGGTCGCGCTGATCTTTGTCGGCGGCGGCGTGCTCTTCACCTTCGTCGGGCAGGACTACTTCCCGCAGATCGACGGCGGCACGTTGACCCTGCACATCCGGGCGCCGGCGGGCACGCGCCTCGAGACGACGGGCGAGCGCTTCGCGCAGGTCGAGAAGGTCGTGAAGAAGACCATGCCCGGCGTGATCGACTCGGTGATCGACAACATCGGCCTGCCGGCGATCAACTACAACTTCGCCTTCGGCGACGGCTCGATCGTCGGCTACAACGACGGCCAGATGCTGATCCAGCTCAGGGACGACGTGTCGCGCGAGCCGATCTCCGTCTGCATGCGCAAGCTGCGCAAGGTCCTGCACCAGACCTTCCCGGACATGATCTTCTACTTCCAGCCGTCCGACATGGTGACCCAGATTCTCGACTTCGGCACGGTCACCTCGATCGACGTGCAGGTCACCGGGCGCCATACGCCGCAGGACCTCGCGGTGGCGCAGAGCATGGTCGCGCGCATGAAGCGCGTGAAGGGCGCCGTCGACGTCCACCTGCAGCAGATCGTCGACACGCCGGAGTTCTTCGGCACGATCGACCGCAACTTCGCGAGCGAGGTCGGCATCAACGCGCAGGGCATCGCCAACTCGATCAACGTGTCGCTCTCGGGCAGCTACCAGATCCAGCCGAACTTCTGGTCCGACCCCAAGACGGGCATCCCCTACCAGCTGTGGGTGCAGACGCCGGAATGGCGGACCGACAGCCTGAACGACGTCAAGACGACGCCGGTCTACATCACCTCGAGCGGCGACGCGCCCGGCGTCCTCACCATGCTGAGCTCGGTCGTCGACCTGAAGCGGCAGTCCGAGCAGACGGTGGTCAACCACCTCAACGCGCAGCCGGTGTTCGACATCTACGCCAATGTCCAGGACCGCGACCTCGGCTCGGTGAAGCGCGACATCCAGGCGATCATGTCCGACGAGCAGAAGAAGCTGCCGATCCCCGACACGATCGTCATCCGCGGCCAGGTCGAGCAGATGGACAACGCCTTCTTCAACATCGGCATCGGCCTGTGCATCTCGATCGTCGCGGTCTACCTGCTCATGGTGCTGAACTACCAGAGCTGGGGCGACCCGTTCGTGGTGATCTGTGCCCTGCCGCTCGCCTTCTGCGGGATGCTCGCGAGCCTGTTCATCACCCAGACGACGCTGTCGATCCCCTCGCTGTTCGGCGCGATCATGGCGGTCGGCGTCGCCTCGGCGAACTCGATCCTGCTCGTCACCTTCGCCCGCGAGCACCGTGAGGCGACGGGTTGCGACGCCTACGAGGCGGCGATCACCGCCGGCGAGACGCGCCTGCGGCCGGTGCTGATGACCGCGCTCGCGATGTTCGTCGGCCTGCTGCCAATGGCGATCGGCGTCGGCGAGGGCTCGGAGCAGAACGCCGCACTGGCCCGCGCGGTGCTTGGCGGCGTCGCCGTCGGCACCTGTTCCACCCTGTTGTTCGTTCCCTTCCTCTACACGCTGCTGCGCCGAGGAAAGGTGA